Below is a window of Methanobacterium sp. DNA.
TTTATTGCAATTCCTGGTTCCATTGGATTGTACGTGCTTTCAAAGCCCTTGCTACAAATACTGACAACGAGTGAATTCGTTATTGGCGGTGCTTTAACATTTTATGTGGCAGTGGGATACATATTTCTAGGAATATTCCAGATTAACAGTTTCATCATATCCTTGGTGGAAAAAACTAAATTCATACCCATCATCACCGCTATTGGCGGTACCATGAATATTCTCCTAAACATCATCCTCATACCTGAAATAGGCATAATCGGAGCAGCTATCGCAACCCTGCTTTCATACCTGGTTCTATCAGTAATCGTCTTATTATGGGCCAGGAAAGAAGTTAAGTATAGATTAGATACTGTTTTCTTAGCGAAAGTAATATTATCCAGTGTTATAATGGCTTTGATAATCCAATTCATTCTCTCAGCGAGCATTCACCGGATCATTATAGCTGTTTTAGTGGGGATAGCAGTCTATGTTTCCTGTACTTTCGGGCTTAAAACACTGCACAAAGAAGAAAAAGAGATCATTTATGATATTTTGGGAGTTTTGAAAAACTTGGTGGGAAGAAAAATCGGGACCAAAAAATAGTAAAAAATAAAGTTTGCTTCTTTAGTTTTCGAAAAACTCCAAGATACAGTCAGCCACATATTCCAGTTCTTCCTTTTCCAATTCAGGAAAGATAGGGAGGGATAAGACTTCGTGACAAGCTTGTTCACTATTTTTGAAGTCTCCATCTTCATAATTTAGGAATGAAAAACATGGCTGCAAATGGAGAGGTAAAGGATAATAGATTGCGGTGTTCACACCTTTTTCTTTCAAATATGATTGTAACTCATCCCTACGGGAATTTCCAATTCTTATTGTGTATTGATTGAAAACATGTTTTTGATTAGGGAGAGTGGATGGTGTTTTTAATCCATCAATATTTCCCAGTAGCTTATTGTAAAACTGGGCATTTTCAATTCTTTTGGCGGACCATTTATCCAAATATTTCAATTTAACACTTAAAACCGCGGCTTGGATTGCATCTAATCGGCTGTTATAGCCAATAACATGATGATAATATTTGGGTTGGGAGCCATGCACCCTTAATACACGGATCTTGTCAGCTAATTCATCGTCGTTAGTGGTTATTAGTCCACCATCACCAAAACTGCCCAAATTTTTGGATGGGAAAAAACTGAAACACGTTGTTTTTAATGATCCTATTTTTTGGCCATTATAATCAGCCCCAATTGCCTGGGCAGCATCTTCTATTACAACTATATCGTTTTCCTCAGCTAATCTAATTATTTTATCCATTTCCGCTGCTTGACCAAAAAGGTGAATAGGGATGATCCCCTCAATATTCTGGTTTTGTTTGATGAATTCCTCAACTTGAGGAGCACTAATGTTGTAGGTTTCCAGGTCAATGTCCACAAATTGGGGAACTGCTCCTGCATTACTAATTGCCCCGGCAGTGGCGAAAAATGTGAAGGGGGAGGTTACAACCTTTCCTGAAATGTTATGAGCCCGTATGGAAAGTAAAAGTGCGTCAGTTCCACTGGCAACTCCGATAGCATTTTTAACACCACAATACTTTGCTATTTCTTCTTCAAAGTCTGCTACGATGTCTCCTAGGATGAAACTTTGTGAACTGATTGTATCTTGTACTGCTGCATCAACTTCGGTTTTGATGGTTTGGTACTGTCTTTTTAAGTCAAGTAATGGAATATTCATTGGATTCTCCTCAATTGATTATTATTAGTTTTCTCATATTCCTGGCCACACTGGCAGATGGCCCGGTTATCTGAAAATTTTAATTTCAAACCGCACTGGCAGATCCAGCCAGTTATTCTACCTGGATTTCCCACAACAATGGCATGGTTAGGAACATCTTTAGTAACAACAGCGCCAGCACCGATTAATGCATATTTGCCTATTTCATTACCACAAATAATTGTTGAATTAGCCCCAATTGTGGCTCCTTTTTTTATTAGAGTCTTTTTATATTCATTTTTACGTGATATAAAACTGCGAGGGTTAGTTACATTGGTGAAAACCATGGAAGGTCCTAAAAATGCATCACTCTCCACTTCCACACCGGTGTATACTGAAACATTGTTTTGAATTTTTACATTATCCCCAATTACAACTTCCGGGGCAACCATAACATTTTGTCCAATATTGCATCTGGAACCAATTTTAGCTCCAGACATGATGTGTGAAAAATGCCAAATTTTGGTCTTCTCACCAATTTGGCAGGGTTGATCAACATAACAGCTGGGATGAACATAGAAGGATTCTTCCCTGACCCTCATATTTTCGCCATTATTTTCTAATGATAATTGGGATTTTTCCAAAACCTCTAGAACTCTTAAACCCTCATTTCCATCTGTTTGGGGTTGGCTTCGTGTTTGGATGCAGTTTAAAAAATGTTTACATTCTTCTTTCAAGGGTTCGCTACTTTCAATTTCCACAAATTCAGGTTCTTTCTTATGTGGTATTGGGATCTGGTTAACCCATTCAATCTTATGGGGATATAAGGATAGTTTTTCAACAGACACATCATCGAAAACAGCCATCTTCTTACTGCCAACCACCACCAATTTCTGTTCTTTATAAGGATGAAGCCAGCTAACCAGGATATGGGATTTGACTTCTCCAGGAAATTCCATGGTGGTCATGGTGATATCAGGAATGTTTTGATTAAGATAGGTTCCCCCATGACAGGATAAGTTCAATGGCATTTCCCCTAGTAGCATGAGAATAACTGAGATATCATGGGGTGCGAAGCTCCATAATATGTTTTCTTCTGTCCGAAATTTGCCTAAATTCAGCCGATTGGAGTATATGTACTGTATTTTCCCTAACTCACCTTGACTGATCATTTCTTTCAGTTTAATTATAGCTGGATGATAATGGAGTATATGCCCCACCATCAATATCTTCTGGTTTTCTCTGGCAATTTTTACCAGCTTCTCCCCCTCCTCAATATGGAGTGAGAGAGGTTTTTCAACAAAAACGTCTTTCCCATGATTTAGGGCTTCTTTTGCCATTTTAAAGTGTAAGGCTGCTGGGGTGGCAATGATGATTCCCTCTATCTGGTCATCATCCAAAATTTTTTGGAAGGATTGTGTAACCTCCACTCCAGGATACTTTGATTGGAACTCTGTGAGCACATTTTCATCCAGATCACAAATAGTTTTCAGGGCATTTAATTCATAGAAATTTCTCACTAAGTTTTTACCCCAATAGCCACTACCAACAACTGCAATGTTCTTTTTCATATACAAAACCTTTAATCCCCTGTAGAATATGAATATATTAGAAATTACATCTAATTAATATTTAACAATAATCTATATTACATCTAGATTGTAATTAACCCCTAAGACATATAACCTCAGAATGAACCTTTTGCTAACTTTTACACTCAACAGTTGAGTTTAAACTTAAAATAGTAATTCTCTCTTAAAAAAAATGTGTAACATATAGTAATCTTTTTATTAATCGTGGATGATTTGGTGTGCCTATATGAAAAAAGTCTTATTAATAGCATTTAGTTATAAAAAGAATACCATTGGATCGGTCCGTTTGAATGGTTTAGCCAAATATCTCCCTGAATATGGATGGGAACCTACCATTTTAACCGTGAAAAGAGAAGAAGATCACAACCCTCATCAGAGAATAATTGAAACCGAATTCCAGGATTTACTGGAAAAATGGAAAAAAACATTCAAATTCAAAGAAAACCAGCCCATAAAAAGCCAGTTAAGTGAAGGGAAACTTCGAAAGAAAACCAACACTGTTGATTTTTTCCTCAAACTCTGGTCTGATATATTCGCCTACCCTGATCAGGAAAAAAATTGGTACAAACCTGCCCTGAAAGCAGGCAAAAAGTTGTTAAAAAATGAACACTTCGATGCCATTATCAGTTCTTCTAAGCCAGTTACCAGCCACTTGATAGCTAATGACCTTAAAAAAGAGTTTGGTGTTCCATTTATTGCCGATATGCGTGACTTGTGGACTCAGAACCATTTTTATTCATTTTCCAGGGTGAGGAAGTTTTTCGATGCCCGATTGGAAAAAAAAATATTAAACAATGCTGATGCCATCATCACTGTTTCTGAACCTCTTAAAGGGAAGTTAGCAATTAATTTTCCAAAAAAAGATATCTATGTCGTCACTAATGGATTTGATCCTGACAAAACCAGTTTAGAAGTTGAACCTGAAAACAAATTCGGCATAACATTTACTGGAACTATCTACCCTGAAAGAAATGACACTGAAACACTATTTAAGGCTTTGAATGAACTAGTAAAAGAGGGAAAAATAGACACTGATGACTTTGAAATAAATTTTTACGGAAAACACATGAAAGACATGATTGGTGACTGTGTTCAAGAATATAATTTAGGAAGTGTAGTAAATATTAACAGTCTAATCCCCAGAAAAAAAGCAATCCAAAAACAATGTTCATCCCAATTACTGTTATTATTTGACTGGACTGAATGTGAAGAAAAAGGAATATACACTGGGAAGATATTTGAATACTTAGCAGCCCAAAGACCAATCCTGGCTGTGGGGCCCTGTAAAGATGTTGTGAGTCAACTTTTAATGGAAACCAGGGCCGGAGTGCACTTATCAACGAAGGATGAAATTAAAGACCAAATAGGCAATTACTACCAGGAATACAAAGCCAATGGGAAGATCGAGTACCGGGGATTGGCTGGAGAAATTGAAAAATACAGTCAAAAAGGAATGGCTGAGAAATTTGCCAATGTTCTAGAAACAATAAGCCTCCAATAATCTAAACCCACCAATCTAAATAAAAACCTCTCCAAACCCCACCCATCAAATATATTGCCCTGAAATATCCAATCCCACCCACCTAATTACCCTGAAATATCCAATCCCACCCACCTAATTACCCTGGAACATCTAATCCCACTCATCTAAAAACATAACCAGGGAATATTCAACGAATATTACTGCAAACTCTTAATATTAATTCGAGGTAGAATCTATGGATTCCAAAGAAAAACATACAAAAATTCTTTTCATCCGATTATGGGAATCATCATTCATACAAAATGATTTAAACATTCTCCAGGAAAAATTCAAGGTAAAAGTAGTAGATTTCAGCCTTAACAAGAAAGATCCTATGAGAACTTTCAAAACCTTGTTTAACATGCTCATCGGAATTATCTGGGCAGATATTGCATTTTCATGGTTTGCAGGAGATCATTCCTATTTATCGGTGAAGTTGTCAAAACTTTTCAGGAAAAAATCAGTGGTAGTTATTGGGGGTATGGAAGTAGCTAAAATCAAAGAACTTAATTATGGGCACCTGAACAATCCTAAAACAGCTCGTAAAGTGAAATATGTTTTTGAGAACTCTGATGTGATAATTGCCCTTACTGAAATTCTGCGAAATGAGGCCATGGAAAATTATGGTGTGGATGGGAATAATTTTGAAATAATCCCCACTGGCTTTGATTATAATACCTTCCAAAGTAAGGGGGAAAAGGAGGACTTGGTGTTAACTGTTGGTTTGGTGGAAAAATATGAACGTGTGAAACTAAAAGGTATTGATACCTTTGTTAAATCTGCTGAATTACTTCCAAACACTAAGTTTGTAGTTAATGGTGTTACTGGTGAGGCATTGGACAAGATTAAAAAAATAGCACCTCCCAATGTTGAATTTGTCGGTCCTTTAAGCTTTGAAGAACTTTTAGCACTGTATCAGAAATCCAAAGTTTACTGCCAGCTTAGTATGAGAGAAGGATTGCCAACTGCAGTTTGTGAAGCCATGTTATGTGAATGTGTGCCTGTTGGCACCAATAGGTATGGTATACCAATTGCAATAGGGGATACTGGGTTTTACACAGAGTATGGTGATGTTGAACTAACTGCTGAGGCAATTAAAAAAGCTTTAGATTCTAATAATGGGAAAAAGGCCAGAGAAAGAATCAAAACTAGGTTTAATAAAGAAAGTAAGGAAGAAAATTTAACCAAGCTAATAGGCCGGCTTACACAAACAACCTCCTAACCTAGAATAATTATAACATCTTTCCCCATATTATAATTCAACTAAGAAATAGGTTACAAACACTAACAAAAATTCAACTAAGAAATAGGTTACAAACACTAACAAAAATTCAACTTGGAAATTATGTTACATACATTGACTAGTGAAGTAGTTTTTTAAGAGAATTAATCGTCAAAGGATGATTATGGAGATAGTTATTGAATTTTATAGGAGTGCGATATTATTAACTTAAAAAGTAAATCAGTACTAATTACCGGTGCGGGTGGTTTTATAGGCAGCCACTTGACCGAACACCTCATAGAACTGGGTGTTGATTTAAAGGCATTTGTTAGGTACAACTCTAGAAATGACTGGGGAATGTTAGAATACCTATCCAAAGAACAATTAAACAACATTGAAGTAACATCTGGTGACTTGAAAGATTACGATGCCATACGCCAAGTAACCGAAGACGTAGACGTGATCTTCCATTTAGCCTCTTTAATCAGCATCCCCTACTCTTATCTGCACCCCCGGGAAAATGTTGAAACTAATGTAATGGGCACATTTAATGTTTTAATGGCTGCCAGGGACTGTGGAGTTGAAAAGGTAGTGCACACCTCAACCAGTGAAGTCTATGGAACTGCCCAATATGTTCCCATAGATGAAAAACATCCCCTACAAGGCCAATCACCCTATTCTGCCAGTAAAATAGGTGCTGATAAATTAGCTGAAAGTTTCCACCGATCATTTGAATTGCCTGTTGCCACTATCAGACCATTTAACACTTTCGGCCCTAGACAGTCATTAAGAGCGGTTATCCCGACCATTATCTCCCAGGCACTTACTAAGGATGAAATCTTTTTAGGATCACTAGAACCCACCAGGGACTACACTTACGTTAAAGACCTGGTTGAAGGTTTCATAAAAGTAGGAGAATCACCTAAATCAATTGGTCAAGTGATCAATGTGGGCTCTAATTTTGAAATATCAATCGGGGACTTAGCCCAGAAAATAATCAGCCTAATTGGACGAGACGTGGAAATAAAACAGGACCCGTCCCGTTTACGTCCTAAAAGTAGTGAAGTTGAAAGGTTATGGTGTGATAACACTAAGGCCGGTGAATTGTTGAATTGGACCCCTACCAAGTCCCTGGATAAAGGTCTTAAAGAAACCATTAACTGGATTGCATCTAATAGAGATTTGTACAAGCCAGAAATTTATACCAGGTGAATAAATGAAAGCTTTAGTTCTTGCTGGGGGGAAAGGGCGCAGATTACAGCCTTACACAACCATCATCCCTAAACCATTAATGCCCATTGGTGATAAGGCCATACTTGAAATTGTAATTGAACAATTGAAATATTATGGGTTTGATGAAATCATCCTATCAATCGGACACCTTGGCGAGCTTTTCATGGCATTTTTTGGTGATGGAAGCAAATACGGTGTTAAGATCGAATATGTGAAGGAAGAAAAGCCACTGGGAACTGCCGGACCCTTAAGTCTGATAAAAGACATGATTGAAGAGCCTTTTTTAATGATGAATGGTGATGTGTTAACCAACCTTGATTTTTCAGATCTGGTAAATTATCATAAAACCCGGGAAAATATTGGAACTGTGGCCCTGAATAAGAGGGTGGTTAACATCGATTTTGGGGTGACAGAAATTGATGACCAAAACCAGGTCACACAATACACTGAAAAACCAGTGATTGATTACCTGGTAAGTATGGGCATATACATATTTGAACCAGATGTCCTGGATTATGTGGAAGATAACCAATACTTTGACCTGCCAGAACTCATCACTAAACTGATCAACAACCAGGAACCAGTTAACGGCTATGTTTTTGATGATTACTGGCTGGACATAGGCCGACATGACGATTACCAGCAGGCAAACCAGGAATTTGATGAAATATACCAGAAATTGTTCCCAGATAAGGGGTTTTAGATGTTGCTTAAAGGGGAAAAAGTTCTAGTAACCGGCCATAAGGGATTTATAGGGCAAGAATTAGTGCGAACCTTGGAAAAATACGATAATGAAGTTACGATTCTGGAAGAAGCCAATGGTAGGAGGATTGACATCAGGGATTGGGATAAAATAAAGGATTTGGAAGATTTCCAGACCATATACCACCTTGCAGCTGTAACCTTTGTTCCCTACTCATTTCAAGATCCTAAAAAAACGTATGATGTGAATGTTGGTGGTACTCTAAATATCTTAGAACTGGGAAGATTAATAGATGCAAAACAAATCGTTACCATGAGTTCCTATGTTTACGGACACCCCCAATATCTCCCTATAGATGAAGACCATCCCACCAATCCTAATAACCCCTATACTCATAGTAAACTCATAACTGAAAAGTTGTGTGAAGCGTATAGCCAGGATTTCGGTATGAATTGTGTTGTTTTCCGGCCATTTAACATCTACGGGCCTGGGCAAAACGAAAATTTTTTAATACCATCCATAGTCAATCAATTACAAAGCGGGAAGATTGAACTTAAAGACCCTGAACCGAAAAGGGACTTCATATATTTATCTGACGTGGTTAATGCTCTTTTAATGGTTCATAAACTGAAAACTAAGCAAATTCACATCTTTAATATTGGCTCTGGTGAAAGTTACAGTGTTGGACAAATCGCTGCCAAAATTGTGGAATTAACTGGTAAATCAGTTAAAATTAGCTATACTGGTGAAAGGAGAAAAAATGAAATAATGAACACCATCGCCGATCTAACCCGGGTTAAAAAAGTTTTGGGATGGGAACCATTAGTGGATATTAACCAAGGACTATTAAAAATATTAGATAAAACTTATTAAAAAGATTCTATTCTTAAAACGATGTTAATGTGATATTATAAAAAAAAAGATTCTATTCTTAAAAATGATGTTAATGTGATATTATAAAAAAAAAGATTCTATTCTTAAAAATGACGTTTATATAATGATTATACAAAAGGAAGTCAAAATGGATATTCCTATTAAGTGGTTGATGGGAATTCATTTTACAACACTCCACTTTCCCTGATTGGTGATGCTAACCATATCTTTTAGAGGAATTTTTATGAATAAATATGATGTTAAGGAGATTTATCTTAAGATTAGAGGGAAATCTTTCCAATCCCAGTTTGAAGAGTTTAACAATATAAAAAGTCGGGAAGAACTGGACAGATTTCAGGATAAAAAATTAGAGGATCTGTTAATTCACGCAGCCAAAAATTCAGGATACTATAAAAATCTTCTAAAAAACATTGACCTTGAAAATGTTACCGACGAGGAGGTTTTCAGGCAAATTCCAGTTCTCACCAAGGATGTGATACGATCCCAGCTTAAAGACTTGGTATCAGTTGATGCTAAAACCAGGGGCTGTTTTTATAACACCTCGGGAGGTTCCACTGGAGAACCCCTCCGGTTTGTTCAAGACCAACCCTACACTCAAGGGGCCAATGCCACTAACTTCTATTATTATCAGAACCTTTTAGGTGTTAATGGCTTTGCAGCTAAAAAAGTTCTCCTATGGGGGTCAGAAAGGGATTTGCTGATAAAACATCGGAACTTGTTCGGAAAATTCGCTAACTGGGTTAATAATGCTAAGTTCCTTAACAGTTTCAAAATGAAATCCGAGGACATGGCCAGATATGCAGATACTATTAATTCTTTCAAACCGGAAATTTTAAGGGGATATGCCAGTTCCCTCTATAGTTTTTCCAAATACCTTGACCAAAATGATAAAAAGATATATTCTCCACGGTATGTGGTGAGCACAGCCGAACCCCTCCGCAACCAAATGCGGGATTTGATTGAGAAAGTCATGGGGACTAAGGTTTATAATTTTTATGGTTCTCGAGAAATAGCCAGCCTAGCTGGGGAATGTCATGAAGGTTTGCTCCATTATTTCCCATTTTATACTAAATTGGAAGTGCTTGATGATGATAACAATCCAGTGAAGGCGGGTGAAGAAGGTAAAATTGTGGTGACCAACCTTTTCAATTATTCCATGCCCCTTATCCGCTATGAAATAGGGGATATGGGCGTGTTAGGCCCGGAAACCTGTGAATGTGGGAGTTTCTTACCCACACTAAAGAGCATCACTGGCCGCATAACTGACCAGTTCACACTAGAAGATGGTAGCCAAGTTCCTGGTGAATTTTTCATCCACATGATCGGTAGGGTTTGCAACCGGGGATACATTAAGAAATTTCAGATAATACAGGAAGACTACGATGAACTTAGAATGATGGTGGTTCCAGATAAGGAAATCCCAACCAAGTATATCCAAAAGGTTAACCAGGAACTAAAAACTGTTATGGGGGATGATTGTGTAATAGAATGGGATTTTGTGGATGACATCCCCAAAACCACCAGTGGGAAATATTTATACACCATATCTCGCCTTGATAAATGAATAATTAGAAACATTAGTTAAAGGGATAACTATAAAAAAAAATTCTTATTGGAAAATTAAAGAAATCCATTCTCGATGAAATAAATGAAAAAATCCATCTAATATAATATTACTGTGATATTAGTACAACATCAATGCTTAGTCAAAAGGGAACTGATGATTTTCTCCCAATCCTTGGCTGTTTTTTGGTAACTGAAATTTGTTTTCAGATTCTCTAATGCTTTGAGGGCTATTCTGTCCAGATTTTCATTGCTTAATGCTTTATCTATGTTTTTTGCTATGGTTTCAGGAGAGTTATCCTCCATAATCAAACCGTTTTCCCCGTCAACAATTATATCCGGAATAGCACCTACTGGTGTGGCCAGTACTGGAGTTCCAGTGGCCATGGCCTCCAGCATGGTATTGGGAAGTCCCTCAGTATAGGATGGTAGCACAATCAACTTAAATTCCTTCATGTAGGATGTT
It encodes the following:
- a CDS encoding SDR family NAD(P)-dependent oxidoreductase; the encoded protein is MNLKSKSVLITGAGGFIGSHLTEHLIELGVDLKAFVRYNSRNDWGMLEYLSKEQLNNIEVTSGDLKDYDAIRQVTEDVDVIFHLASLISIPYSYLHPRENVETNVMGTFNVLMAARDCGVEKVVHTSTSEVYGTAQYVPIDEKHPLQGQSPYSASKIGADKLAESFHRSFELPVATIRPFNTFGPRQSLRAVIPTIISQALTKDEIFLGSLEPTRDYTYVKDLVEGFIKVGESPKSIGQVINVGSNFEISIGDLAQKIISLIGRDVEIKQDPSRLRPKSSEVERLWCDNTKAGELLNWTPTKSLDKGLKETINWIASNRDLYKPEIYTR
- a CDS encoding glycosyltransferase family 4 protein, translated to MKKVLLIAFSYKKNTIGSVRLNGLAKYLPEYGWEPTILTVKREEDHNPHQRIIETEFQDLLEKWKKTFKFKENQPIKSQLSEGKLRKKTNTVDFFLKLWSDIFAYPDQEKNWYKPALKAGKKLLKNEHFDAIISSSKPVTSHLIANDLKKEFGVPFIADMRDLWTQNHFYSFSRVRKFFDARLEKKILNNADAIITVSEPLKGKLAINFPKKDIYVVTNGFDPDKTSLEVEPENKFGITFTGTIYPERNDTETLFKALNELVKEGKIDTDDFEINFYGKHMKDMIGDCVQEYNLGSVVNINSLIPRKKAIQKQCSSQLLLLFDWTECEEKGIYTGKIFEYLAAQRPILAVGPCKDVVSQLLMETRAGVHLSTKDEIKDQIGNYYQEYKANGKIEYRGLAGEIEKYSQKGMAEKFANVLETISLQ
- a CDS encoding NTP transferase domain-containing protein; the encoded protein is MKALVLAGGKGRRLQPYTTIIPKPLMPIGDKAILEIVIEQLKYYGFDEIILSIGHLGELFMAFFGDGSKYGVKIEYVKEEKPLGTAGPLSLIKDMIEEPFLMMNGDVLTNLDFSDLVNYHKTRENIGTVALNKRVVNIDFGVTEIDDQNQVTQYTEKPVIDYLVSMGIYIFEPDVLDYVEDNQYFDLPELITKLINNQEPVNGYVFDDYWLDIGRHDDYQQANQEFDEIYQKLFPDKGF
- a CDS encoding DegT/DnrJ/EryC1/StrS family aminotransferase; translated protein: MNIPLLDLKRQYQTIKTEVDAAVQDTISSQSFILGDIVADFEEEIAKYCGVKNAIGVASGTDALLLSIRAHNISGKVVTSPFTFFATAGAISNAGAVPQFVDIDLETYNISAPQVEEFIKQNQNIEGIIPIHLFGQAAEMDKIIRLAEENDIVVIEDAAQAIGADYNGQKIGSLKTTCFSFFPSKNLGSFGDGGLITTNDDELADKIRVLRVHGSQPKYYHHVIGYNSRLDAIQAAVLSVKLKYLDKWSAKRIENAQFYNKLLGNIDGLKTPSTLPNQKHVFNQYTIRIGNSRRDELQSYLKEKGVNTAIYYPLPLHLQPCFSFLNYEDGDFKNSEQACHEVLSLPIFPELEKEELEYVADCILEFFEN
- a CDS encoding glycosyltransferase; protein product: MDSKEKHTKILFIRLWESSFIQNDLNILQEKFKVKVVDFSLNKKDPMRTFKTLFNMLIGIIWADIAFSWFAGDHSYLSVKLSKLFRKKSVVVIGGMEVAKIKELNYGHLNNPKTARKVKYVFENSDVIIALTEILRNEAMENYGVDGNNFEIIPTGFDYNTFQSKGEKEDLVLTVGLVEKYERVKLKGIDTFVKSAELLPNTKFVVNGVTGEALDKIKKIAPPNVEFVGPLSFEELLALYQKSKVYCQLSMREGLPTAVCEAMLCECVPVGTNRYGIPIAIGDTGFYTEYGDVELTAEAIKKALDSNNGKKARERIKTRFNKESKEENLTKLIGRLTQTTS
- a CDS encoding Gfo/Idh/MocA family oxidoreductase, encoding MKKNIAVVGSGYWGKNLVRNFYELNALKTICDLDENVLTEFQSKYPGVEVTQSFQKILDDDQIEGIIIATPAALHFKMAKEALNHGKDVFVEKPLSLHIEEGEKLVKIARENQKILMVGHILHYHPAIIKLKEMISQGELGKIQYIYSNRLNLGKFRTEENILWSFAPHDISVILMLLGEMPLNLSCHGGTYLNQNIPDITMTTMEFPGEVKSHILVSWLHPYKEQKLVVVGSKKMAVFDDVSVEKLSLYPHKIEWVNQIPIPHKKEPEFVEIESSEPLKEECKHFLNCIQTRSQPQTDGNEGLRVLEVLEKSQLSLENNGENMRVREESFYVHPSCYVDQPCQIGEKTKIWHFSHIMSGAKIGSRCNIGQNVMVAPEVVIGDNVKIQNNVSVYTGVEVESDAFLGPSMVFTNVTNPRSFISRKNEYKKTLIKKGATIGANSTIICGNEIGKYALIGAGAVVTKDVPNHAIVVGNPGRITGWICQCGLKLKFSDNRAICQCGQEYEKTNNNQLRRIQ
- a CDS encoding phenylacetate--CoA ligase family protein, with the protein product MNKYDVKEIYLKIRGKSFQSQFEEFNNIKSREELDRFQDKKLEDLLIHAAKNSGYYKNLLKNIDLENVTDEEVFRQIPVLTKDVIRSQLKDLVSVDAKTRGCFYNTSGGSTGEPLRFVQDQPYTQGANATNFYYYQNLLGVNGFAAKKVLLWGSERDLLIKHRNLFGKFANWVNNAKFLNSFKMKSEDMARYADTINSFKPEILRGYASSLYSFSKYLDQNDKKIYSPRYVVSTAEPLRNQMRDLIEKVMGTKVYNFYGSREIASLAGECHEGLLHYFPFYTKLEVLDDDNNPVKAGEEGKIVVTNLFNYSMPLIRYEIGDMGVLGPETCECGSFLPTLKSITGRITDQFTLEDGSQVPGEFFIHMIGRVCNRGYIKKFQIIQEDYDELRMMVVPDKEIPTKYIQKVNQELKTVMGDDCVIEWDFVDDIPKTTSGKYLYTISRLDK
- a CDS encoding NAD-dependent epimerase/dehydratase family protein codes for the protein MLLKGEKVLVTGHKGFIGQELVRTLEKYDNEVTILEEANGRRIDIRDWDKIKDLEDFQTIYHLAAVTFVPYSFQDPKKTYDVNVGGTLNILELGRLIDAKQIVTMSSYVYGHPQYLPIDEDHPTNPNNPYTHSKLITEKLCEAYSQDFGMNCVVFRPFNIYGPGQNENFLIPSIVNQLQSGKIELKDPEPKRDFIYLSDVVNALLMVHKLKTKQIHIFNIGSGESYSVGQIAAKIVELTGKSVKISYTGERRKNEIMNTIADLTRVKKVLGWEPLVDINQGLLKILDKTY